TCCACGATGATGAAGATCGAGCTGAGGCACACGAACGAAAATTGCAGGATAGGCTTCAGTTCCGCATCCATTGCCCGCGCCTGTCCGAAAAGGGGAGCCGGTTGAGACCGGACCCCATCATACTATATGTAGGCGGCGGCGCGGAAGGCCGAGCGCACTGCGGTGGCTATGGTGCCGGGTTCGGCCGCGTCCCCGACGATGAAGACCTCCGTTTCGGGCGCCGACCGGCGCAGGTTTTCGGCTTCCTCCCGCCGGGGGGTCACCCCGAGCGCCAGCAGCACCGTGTCGGCCGGAAACTCCCGGATGTCGCCCGTGCGCGTGTCGCGGCAGAGGACGGTGCCGTCCGTGACCTCCTCGAGCCGGCAGTAGTGGCGGACCGGGATCGCGTACTTTTCGAGGAGGGCCGTCAGCTCCATCGCCGCCCCCCCCGCCGAGGCGGAAAGGCCCGACAGGTCGGGCGCCATCTCCACCAGCGTCACGTCCTTCCCCCGCATCCGGAGCCCGAGGGCGCATTCGACGCCGACCGATCCGGCGCCCACGACGACGGTCCGCTCCCCCACGGCCGCTGCGCCGCTGTCGGCCTCGGGCGCCCAGTGCACGTGGGGCTTGTCGATGCCGCCGAGCGGCGGGACGACGGGCGTCGATCCGACGGCGATGACGAGGGCGTCGTAGCCCTCGGCGTCCAGCAGCTCCCGGGTCGCCTCGGTGTTGAGAAGAATGCGCGCGGGCGCGCGCCCCGCCCGGCGCACCAGGTAGTCGAGGTAGTCGCGCACGTCCCGCTTGAAGGGGAGGACGGAACCCTCGACGACATGCCCCCCCAGCCGGTCGCGCTTCTCGTAGAGGGTGACGTCGTGGCCGCGGGCGCAGAGGGTTTCGAGCGCCTCGAGGCCTGCGGGGCCGCCGCCGACGACGGCCACCCGCTTTCTCACCTCCGCCCTTTTCACCTTCCCTTCGGGGAATTCGGT
This DNA window, taken from Acidobacteriota bacterium, encodes the following:
- a CDS encoding FAD-dependent oxidoreductase; translation: MDIGSAEEILAAGKADFVAMCRPLLADPAMPRKYALGREGERRPCLRCQYCGLRLLVPAVINCAVNPFLGNETEFPEGKVKRAEVRKRVAVVGGGPAGLEALETLCARGHDVTLYEKRDRLGGHVVEGSVLPFKRDVRDYLDYLVRRAGRAPARILLNTEATRELLDAEGYDALVIAVGSTPVVPPLGGIDKPHVHWAPEADSGAAAVGERTVVVGAGSVGVECALGLRMRGKDVTLVEMAPDLSGLSASAGGAAMELTALLEKYAIPVRHYCRLEEVTDGTVLCRDTRTGDIREFPADTVLLALGVTPRREEAENLRRSAPETEVFIVGDAAEPGTIATAVRSAFRAAAYI